Proteins from one Oncorhynchus tshawytscha isolate Ot180627B linkage group LG16, Otsh_v2.0, whole genome shotgun sequence genomic window:
- the LOC112234121 gene encoding DNA repair protein XRCC2-like isoform X1, with protein MTTTAKMTENGAQLFARLEGRRSLRDIEPHIFPDGAGPVQGDVVEFHGTEGSGKTETMYHLVTHCILPADRGGLEVEVMYVDTDYHFDMLRLVTVLEQRLGEDAKGEDSGAAVEPEERVRACLGRLFVVHCSSSVQLLLTLHYLENTFCSRPTLCLLVIDSISAFYWVDRSGGGESVAKQEANLRKCSELLDRLLRDYRIVVFATTHAIMRNYGHSAQADLAAMTPGPSEPSSSSSSWRQWSSSHASNFDKAYLSRAWQRLVTHRVLFSKGEVTKDRKQVFSAACTTTSTRGTKCSSFCVMEGGVQFL; from the exons ATGACAACTACTGCCAAAATGACAGAGAACGGTGCACAA TTATTTGCTAGGTTGGAGGGGAGACGGTCATTGAGGGACATTGAACCTCACATCTTTCCTGATGGTGCTGGACCTGTTCAAG GTGACGTAGTGGAGTTCCATGGCACCGAGGGAAGTGGAAAGACTGAGACCATGTACCATCTGGTGACCCACTGCATCCTCCCAGCCGACCGGGGGGGCCTGGAAGTGGAAGTCATGTACGTGGACACCGACTACCACTTTGACATGCTGAGGCTGGTGACAGTACTGGAGCAGCGCCTGGGGGAGGACGCAAAAGGAGAGGATAGTGGGGCGGCGGTAGAGCCTGAGGAGAGGGTGCGAGCCTGCCTAGGCCGACTCTTCGTGGTTCACTGCTCCAGCTCAGTCCAGCTGCTTCTCACACTGCACTACCTGGAGAATACCTTCTGCAGCCGGCCCACTCTGTGCCTATTGGTCATCGACAGCATCTCAGCCTTCTATTGGGTGGACAgaagtgggggaggggagagcgTGGCTAAGCAGGAAGCCAACCTCAGGAAGTGTTCAGAGCTCCTGGATCGGCTGCTGAGAGACTACCGTATAGTGGTGTTCGCCACCACGCACGCCATCATGAGGAACTACGGGCACTCGGCTCAGGCTGACTTGGCGGCCATGACACCTGGGCCCTCTGAGCCATCTTCATCGTCTTCCTCCTGGAGACAGTGGTCCTCCTCTCATGCCTCAAACTTTGACAAGGCCTACCTCAGCAGGGCCTGGCAGAGGCTAGTGACACACAGAGTGCTGTTTTCCAAAGGAGAGGTGACCAAGGACAGAAAGCAGGTGTTTTCAGCTGCATGCACCACCACAAGTACAAGAGGCACTAAATGCTCATCTTTTTGTGTTATGGAAGGGGGTGTTCAGTTTTTATGA
- the LOC112234121 gene encoding DNA repair protein XRCC2-like isoform X2: MYHLVTHCILPADRGGLEVEVMYVDTDYHFDMLRLVTVLEQRLGEDAKGEDSGAAVEPEERVRACLGRLFVVHCSSSVQLLLTLHYLENTFCSRPTLCLLVIDSISAFYWVDRSGGGESVAKQEANLRKCSELLDRLLRDYRIVVFATTHAIMRNYGHSAQADLAAMTPGPSEPSSSSSSWRQWSSSHASNFDKAYLSRAWQRLVTHRVLFSKGEVTKDRKQVFSAACTTTSTRGTKCSSFCVMEGGVQFL, translated from the coding sequence ATGTACCATCTGGTGACCCACTGCATCCTCCCAGCCGACCGGGGGGGCCTGGAAGTGGAAGTCATGTACGTGGACACCGACTACCACTTTGACATGCTGAGGCTGGTGACAGTACTGGAGCAGCGCCTGGGGGAGGACGCAAAAGGAGAGGATAGTGGGGCGGCGGTAGAGCCTGAGGAGAGGGTGCGAGCCTGCCTAGGCCGACTCTTCGTGGTTCACTGCTCCAGCTCAGTCCAGCTGCTTCTCACACTGCACTACCTGGAGAATACCTTCTGCAGCCGGCCCACTCTGTGCCTATTGGTCATCGACAGCATCTCAGCCTTCTATTGGGTGGACAgaagtgggggaggggagagcgTGGCTAAGCAGGAAGCCAACCTCAGGAAGTGTTCAGAGCTCCTGGATCGGCTGCTGAGAGACTACCGTATAGTGGTGTTCGCCACCACGCACGCCATCATGAGGAACTACGGGCACTCGGCTCAGGCTGACTTGGCGGCCATGACACCTGGGCCCTCTGAGCCATCTTCATCGTCTTCCTCCTGGAGACAGTGGTCCTCCTCTCATGCCTCAAACTTTGACAAGGCCTACCTCAGCAGGGCCTGGCAGAGGCTAGTGACACACAGAGTGCTGTTTTCCAAAGGAGAGGTGACCAAGGACAGAAAGCAGGTGTTTTCAGCTGCATGCACCACCACAAGTACAAGAGGCACTAAATGCTCATCTTTTTGTGTTATGGAAGGGGGTGTTCAGTTTTTATGA